Proteins from one Burkholderia oklahomensis C6786 genomic window:
- the rpsM gene encoding 30S ribosomal protein S13, translated as MARIAGVNIPNHQHTEIGLTAIFGIGRTRARSICAASGVAFSKKVKDLTDADLEKLREEVGKFVVEGDLRREVTMNIKRLMDLGCYRGVRHRKGLPLRGQRTRTNARTRKGPRRAAQALKK; from the coding sequence ATGGCTCGTATCGCAGGGGTTAACATCCCGAACCACCAGCATACCGAAATCGGTCTGACGGCGATTTTTGGTATCGGCCGCACGCGCGCGCGCAGCATTTGCGCGGCTTCTGGTGTGGCTTTCTCGAAGAAGGTCAAGGACCTGACCGACGCAGACCTCGAAAAGCTGCGTGAAGAAGTGGGCAAGTTTGTCGTCGAAGGCGATCTGCGCCGTGAAGTGACGATGAATATCAAGCGCCTGATGGATCTCGGCTGCTATCGCGGCGTGCGTCATCGCAAGGGCCTGCCCCTGCGTGGCCAGCGTACGCGTACGAACGCCCGTACTCGCAAGGGTCCGCGTCGCGCAGCGCAAGCGCTGAAGAAATAA
- the rplE gene encoding 50S ribosomal protein L5 → MARFQEFYKEKVVPGLIEKFGYKSVMEVPRITKITLNMGLGEAVADKKIIENAVGDLTKIAGQKPVVTKARKAIAGFKIRQGYPIGAMVTLRGRAMYEFLDRFVTVALPRVRDFRGVSGRAFDGRGNYNIGVKEQIIFPEIDYDKIDALRGLNISITTTAKTDDEAKALLASFKFPFRN, encoded by the coding sequence ATGGCACGTTTTCAAGAGTTTTACAAAGAGAAGGTTGTTCCCGGCCTGATCGAGAAGTTCGGCTACAAGTCGGTCATGGAAGTGCCGCGCATCACCAAGATCACCCTGAACATGGGTCTTGGCGAAGCGGTCGCCGACAAGAAGATCATCGAGAACGCCGTTGGCGATCTGACGAAGATCGCGGGTCAAAAGCCGGTCGTGACGAAGGCTCGCAAGGCAATCGCGGGCTTCAAGATCCGCCAGGGCTACCCGATCGGCGCGATGGTCACGCTGCGTGGCCGCGCAATGTATGAATTCCTCGATCGTTTCGTGACGGTTGCCCTGCCCCGCGTGCGCGACTTTCGCGGCGTGTCGGGTCGTGCTTTCGATGGCCGCGGCAACTACAACATCGGTGTGAAAGAGCAGATCATTTTCCCCGAAATCGATTACGACAAGATCGACGCGCTGCGTGGGCTGAACATCAGCATCACGACGACCGCGAAGACCGACGACGAAGCGAAGGCTCTGCTCGCCAGCTTCAAGTTCCCGTTCAGAAACTGA
- a CDS encoding DNA-directed RNA polymerase subunit alpha, whose translation MQTSLLKPKIIAVESLGENHAKVVMEPFERGYGHTLGNALRRVLLSSMVGYAPTEVTIAGVVHEYSTLDGVQEDVVNLLLNLKGVVFKLHNRDEVTVTLRKEGEGVVTAGDIELAHDCEVINPNHVIAHLSKGGKLDVQIKVEKGRGYVPGNVRRYGDETAKIIGRIVLDASFSPVRRVSYAVESARVEQRTDLDKLVMNIETSGVITPEEAIRQSARILVDQLSVFAALEGTETAAEAPSRAPQIDPILLRPVDDLELTVRSANCLKAENIYYIGDLIQRTENELLKTPNLGRKSLNEIKEVLASRGLTLGMKLENWPPAGLDK comes from the coding sequence ATGCAAACCAGTTTGTTGAAACCCAAGATCATCGCCGTGGAATCGCTTGGCGAGAACCACGCGAAAGTGGTGATGGAGCCGTTCGAACGCGGTTACGGCCACACCTTGGGCAATGCGCTTCGCCGCGTGCTCCTGTCGTCGATGGTCGGCTATGCGCCGACCGAAGTGACGATCGCCGGTGTCGTGCACGAGTATTCGACGCTTGATGGTGTGCAAGAGGACGTCGTCAACCTGCTGCTGAACCTGAAGGGCGTGGTGTTCAAGCTGCATAACCGCGACGAAGTCACGGTGACGCTGCGCAAGGAAGGCGAAGGCGTCGTGACGGCCGGCGATATCGAACTGGCCCACGACTGCGAAGTCATCAACCCGAATCACGTGATCGCGCATCTGTCGAAGGGCGGCAAGCTCGACGTGCAGATCAAGGTCGAGAAGGGCCGCGGCTACGTGCCGGGCAACGTGCGCCGCTACGGCGACGAAACGGCGAAGATCATCGGCCGCATCGTCCTCGACGCGTCGTTCTCGCCGGTTCGCCGTGTGAGCTATGCAGTCGAGAGCGCGCGCGTCGAACAGCGCACCGACCTCGACAAGCTCGTGATGAACATCGAAACGAGCGGCGTCATCACGCCGGAAGAAGCGATCCGCCAATCGGCGCGCATCCTCGTCGACCAGCTGTCCGTGTTCGCGGCGCTGGAAGGCACGGAAACGGCCGCGGAAGCGCCGTCGCGCGCGCCGCAGATCGACCCGATCCTGCTGCGTCCGGTCGATGATCTCGAGCTGACCGTCCGTTCGGCGAACTGCCTGAAGGCCGAGAACATCTACTACATCGGCGACCTGATCCAGCGCACGGAAAACGAGCTGCTGAAGACGCCGAACCTCGGCCGCAAGTCGCTCAACGAGATCAAGGAAGTGCTCGCTTCGCGCGGTCTCACGCTGGGCATGAAGCTCGAGAACTGGCCGCCGGCTGGCCTCGACAAGTAA
- the rplX gene encoding 50S ribosomal protein L24, which produces MNKIRKGDEVIVVTGKDKGKRGVVLAVGAEHVTVEGINLVKKHVKPNPMKGTTGGVEAKTMPLHISNVALVDANGKASRVGIKVEDGKKVRFLKTTGAVLSA; this is translated from the coding sequence ATGAACAAGATTCGCAAGGGTGACGAAGTGATCGTCGTCACCGGCAAGGACAAGGGCAAGCGCGGTGTCGTGCTGGCCGTGGGCGCCGAGCATGTGACGGTCGAAGGTATCAACCTCGTCAAGAAGCATGTGAAGCCGAACCCGATGAAGGGTACGACGGGCGGCGTGGAAGCGAAGACGATGCCGCTGCATATTTCGAACGTCGCGCTGGTCGACGCGAACGGCAAGGCTTCGCGTGTTGGCATCAAGGTCGAGGATGGCAAGAAGGTTCGCTTCCTGAAGACGACCGGTGCCGTCCTGAGCGCCTGA
- the rplR gene encoding 50S ribosomal protein L18 — MDKTQSRLRRARQTRIKIAELQVARLAVHRTNTHIYAQVFSPCGTKVLASASTLEAEVRAQLADKSGKGGNVNAATLIGKRIAEKAKAAGIESVAFDRSGFRYHGRVKALAEAAREAGLKF; from the coding sequence ATGGATAAGACTCAATCTCGCCTGCGCCGCGCTCGCCAGACGCGTATCAAGATCGCTGAGTTGCAGGTCGCGCGTCTCGCCGTGCATCGCACGAACACGCACATCTACGCGCAAGTGTTCTCGCCCTGCGGCACCAAGGTGCTCGCCAGCGCGTCGACGCTCGAAGCGGAAGTGCGTGCTCAGCTTGCCGACAAGTCGGGCAAGGGTGGCAACGTTAATGCTGCGACGCTGATCGGCAAGCGTATTGCTGAGAAGGCCAAGGCCGCCGGCATCGAATCCGTCGCCTTCGACCGCTCGGGCTTCCGCTACCACGGCCGCGTGAAGGCGCTGGCTGAGGCAGCTCGTGAAGCTGGGCTCAAGTTCTAA
- the rpmD gene encoding 50S ribosomal protein L30 yields the protein MSEKTVKVQLVKSLIGTRETHRATVRGLGLRRLNSVSELQDTPAVRGMINKVSYLVKVIG from the coding sequence ATGTCTGAAAAAACTGTCAAGGTTCAGCTCGTGAAGAGCCTGATCGGGACCCGCGAAACGCATCGCGCCACCGTGCGCGGTCTGGGTCTGCGCCGTCTCAACTCGGTCAGCGAGCTGCAGGATACGCCGGCGGTGCGCGGGATGATCAACAAGGTCTCGTACCTTGTGAAGGTCATCGGCTAA
- the rpsC gene encoding 30S ribosomal protein S3 has protein sequence MGQKIHPTGFRLAVSRNWASRWYANNNNFAAMLQEDIGVREYLKKKLKNASVGRVVIERPAKNARITIFSSRPGVVIGKKGEDIELLKTELQRRMGVPVHVNIEEIRKPETDAQLIADSITQQLERRIMFRRAMKRAMQNAMRLGAQGIKIMSAGRLNGIEIARTEWYREGRVPLHTLRADIDYATSEAKTTYGVIGVKVWVYKGDTLGRNDAPVVEEVAEDKRPRRNARPGDRRPRRDGEGGAPGARRGAPRRGAGKPEDGKTGE, from the coding sequence ATGGGACAGAAAATTCATCCGACTGGCTTCCGTTTGGCCGTCAGCCGCAATTGGGCTTCGCGCTGGTACGCGAACAACAACAATTTCGCGGCGATGTTGCAGGAAGACATCGGTGTTCGTGAATACCTGAAGAAGAAGCTGAAGAACGCTTCGGTCGGGCGCGTCGTCATCGAGCGTCCGGCGAAGAACGCGCGCATCACGATTTTCAGCTCGCGTCCGGGTGTCGTCATCGGTAAGAAGGGCGAGGATATCGAACTGCTGAAGACGGAACTGCAACGCCGCATGGGCGTTCCGGTCCACGTCAACATCGAAGAAATCCGCAAGCCGGAAACCGATGCGCAGCTGATCGCCGATTCGATCACGCAACAGCTCGAGCGCCGGATCATGTTCCGCCGCGCGATGAAGCGTGCGATGCAGAACGCGATGCGTCTTGGCGCCCAGGGCATCAAGATCATGAGCGCCGGTCGTCTGAACGGCATCGAAATCGCCCGTACCGAGTGGTATCGCGAAGGCCGCGTGCCGCTGCACACGCTGCGCGCCGACATCGACTACGCGACGTCGGAAGCGAAGACGACGTACGGCGTCATCGGCGTCAAGGTGTGGGTGTACAAGGGCGATACGCTCGGCCGCAACGATGCGCCGGTGGTGGAAGAAGTAGCCGAAGACAAGCGTCCGCGTCGCAACGCGCGTCCGGGCGACCGTCGCCCGCGCCGTGACGGCGAAGGCGGTGCTCCGGGTGCTCGCCGTGGCGCACCGCGCCGTGGCGCCGGCAAGCCGGAAGACGGCAAGACTGGAGAATAA
- the rpsD gene encoding 30S ribosomal protein S4, which produces MARYIGPKAKLSRREGTDLFLKSARRSLADKCKLDSKPGQHGRTSGARTSDYGTQLREKQKVKRIYGVLERQFRRYFAEADRRKGNTGENLLQLLESRLDNVVYRMGFGSTRAEARQLVSHKAITLNGVVANVPSQQVKAGDVISIREKAKKQARIVEALSLAEQGGLASWVAVDAKKFEGTFKQVPERADIAGDINESLIVELYSR; this is translated from the coding sequence GTGGCACGTTATATCGGCCCTAAAGCCAAGCTGTCCCGCCGTGAAGGCACTGATCTGTTCCTGAAGAGCGCGCGCCGCTCGCTCGCCGACAAGTGCAAGCTCGACAGCAAGCCGGGTCAGCACGGCCGCACCTCGGGTGCGCGCACGTCGGACTACGGCACGCAGCTCCGCGAAAAGCAGAAGGTCAAGCGCATCTACGGCGTGCTGGAGCGTCAGTTCCGCCGCTACTTCGCTGAAGCCGACCGCCGCAAGGGCAACACGGGTGAAAACCTGCTGCAACTGCTCGAGTCGCGTCTCGACAACGTCGTGTACCGCATGGGCTTCGGCTCGACCCGCGCTGAAGCGCGTCAGCTCGTGAGCCACAAGGCCATCACGCTGAACGGCGTCGTCGCGAATGTCCCGTCGCAGCAAGTCAAGGCTGGCGACGTGATCTCGATCCGCGAAAAGGCGAAGAAGCAGGCGCGTATCGTCGAAGCGCTGTCGCTGGCCGAGCAAGGCGGCCTGGCGAGCTGGGTTGCGGTCGATGCGAAGAAATTCGAAGGCACGTTCAAGCAAGTGCCGGAGCGCGCCGACATCGCGGGCGACATCAACGAAAGCCTGATCGTCGAATTGTATTCGCGTTAA
- the rplO gene encoding 50S ribosomal protein L15 yields MELNNLKPAEGAKHAKRRVGRGIGSGLGKTAGRGHKGQKSRSGGFHKVGFEGGQMPLQRRLPKRGFTSLTKEFVGEVRLSDLEKLPVDEIDLLALKQAGLVGELTKSAKIIATGELKRKIVVKGLGATKGARAAIEAAGGSFAE; encoded by the coding sequence ATGGAATTGAATAACCTGAAGCCGGCCGAAGGCGCGAAGCACGCCAAGCGTCGCGTCGGTCGCGGCATCGGTTCTGGCCTCGGCAAGACGGCCGGCCGTGGCCACAAGGGTCAGAAATCGCGTTCGGGCGGCTTCCACAAGGTCGGCTTCGAAGGCGGTCAGATGCCGCTGCAGCGTCGTCTGCCGAAGCGCGGCTTCACGTCGCTGACGAAGGAATTCGTCGGTGAAGTGCGCCTCTCCGACCTCGAGAAGCTGCCGGTCGACGAAATCGATCTGCTCGCTCTGAAGCAAGCCGGCCTCGTCGGCGAACTGACGAAGAGCGCGAAGATCATCGCGACGGGCGAGCTGAAGCGCAAGATCGTCGTTAAGGGTCTGGGTGCGACGAAGGGTGCGCGCGCCGCGATCGAAGCGGCCGGCGGTTCGTTTGCCGAGTGA
- the rplP gene encoding 50S ribosomal protein L16: MLQPKRRKYRKEQKGRNTGIATRGNAVSFGEFGLKAVGRGRLTARQIEAARRAMTRHIKRGGRIWIRIFPDKPISQKPAEVRMGNGKGNPEYYVAEIQPGKMLYEMDGVSEELAREAFRLAAAKLPLKTTFIVRQLGA, translated from the coding sequence ATGCTGCAACCGAAACGCAGGAAGTATCGCAAAGAGCAGAAGGGGCGTAACACCGGTATCGCCACGCGCGGCAACGCCGTGTCGTTCGGTGAGTTCGGCCTGAAGGCTGTCGGTCGCGGCCGTTTGACCGCACGTCAGATCGAGGCGGCGCGTCGTGCAATGACGCGTCACATCAAGCGTGGCGGCCGCATCTGGATTCGCATCTTCCCGGACAAGCCGATTTCGCAGAAGCCGGCCGAAGTGCGGATGGGTAACGGTAAGGGTAACCCTGAGTACTACGTCGCCGAGATTCAGCCGGGCAAGATGCTGTATGAAATGGATGGCGTATCCGAAGAACTGGCGCGTGAGGCGTTCCGTCTGGCCGCAGCGAAGCTGCCGCTGAAGACGACGTTCATCGTGCGTCAGCTCGGCGCCTAA
- the rpsQ gene encoding 30S ribosomal protein S17 — MNDSVKTSLKRTLVGKVVSNKMDKTVTVLVEHRVKHPIYGKYVVRSKKYHAHDEANTYNEGDLVEIQETRPVSKTKAWTVSRLVEAARVI, encoded by the coding sequence ATGAACGATAGCGTGAAAACCTCGCTGAAGCGGACGCTCGTCGGTAAGGTCGTCAGCAACAAGATGGACAAGACCGTCACCGTGCTGGTCGAGCACCGCGTCAAGCACCCGATCTACGGCAAGTATGTCGTGCGCTCGAAGAAGTACCACGCGCACGATGAAGCGAACACGTACAACGAAGGCGATCTCGTCGAAATCCAGGAAACCCGTCCTGTTTCGAAGACGAAGGCCTGGACGGTTTCGCGTCTCGTCGAGGCGGCCCGCGTGATCTGA
- the rplF gene encoding 50S ribosomal protein L6 produces the protein MSRVGKSPIALQGAEVKLADGSITVKGPLGTITQAVNPLVSVANNDGTLNLSPVDDSREANALSGTMRAIIANMVHGVTKGFERKLTLVGVGYRAQAQGDKLNLSLGFSHPVVHQMPEGIKAETPTQTEIVIKGINKQQVGQVAAEVRGYRPPEPYKGKGVRYSDEVVILKETKKK, from the coding sequence ATGTCTCGAGTAGGTAAGAGCCCGATCGCGCTGCAAGGCGCGGAAGTCAAGCTGGCCGACGGCTCCATCACCGTCAAGGGGCCGCTGGGCACGATCACGCAAGCGGTCAATCCGCTCGTGAGCGTGGCGAACAACGACGGCACGCTGAACCTGTCGCCGGTTGACGACAGCCGCGAAGCAAATGCACTGTCGGGCACGATGCGCGCGATCATCGCGAACATGGTGCACGGCGTGACCAAGGGTTTCGAGCGCAAGTTGACGCTGGTTGGCGTCGGTTATCGTGCGCAAGCGCAAGGCGACAAGCTGAACCTGTCGCTGGGTTTCTCGCACCCGGTGGTGCACCAGATGCCGGAAGGCATCAAGGCTGAAACCCCGACGCAAACCGAAATCGTGATCAAGGGGATCAACAAGCAACAAGTCGGTCAAGTGGCTGCGGAAGTCCGCGGTTACCGTCCGCCGGAGCCTTACAAGGGCAAGGGCGTGCGCTATTCCGACGAGGTTGTGATCCTCAAAGAAACGAAGAAGAAGTAA
- the secY gene encoding preprotein translocase subunit SecY, with protein sequence MANSPSLAKPGRSTAKFGDLRRRAMFLLLALIVYRIGAHIPVPGIDPDQLAKLFQSQAGGILGMFNMFSGGALSRFTIFALGIMPYISASIIMQLMAIVSPQLEALKKEGQAGQRKITQYTRYFTVVLATFQAFGIAAALENQPGLVTDPGAVFRLTTVVTLVTGTMFLMWLGEQITERGLGNGISIIIFGGIAAGFPNAVGGLFELVRTGSMSIISAIIIVVLIAAVTYLVVFIERGQRKILVNYAKRQVGNKIYGGQSSHLPLKLNMSGVIPPIFASSIILFPATILSWFSSGERKGWLSDTLHNVAEALKPGQPVYVLLYTLAIVFFCFFYTALVFNSRETADNLKKSGAFVPGIRPGDQTARYIDRILTRLTLAGAVYIVFVCLLPEFLVLRWNVPFYFGGTSLLIIVVVTMDFMAQVQSYVMSQQYESLLKKANFKGGNIPMR encoded by the coding sequence TTGGCTAACAGTCCGAGTCTCGCAAAACCCGGTCGAAGCACGGCGAAGTTCGGCGATCTGCGCCGGCGTGCAATGTTCTTGCTGCTGGCGCTGATCGTCTACCGCATCGGCGCGCACATTCCGGTGCCGGGCATCGACCCGGATCAACTGGCGAAGCTGTTCCAGAGCCAGGCGGGCGGCATCCTGGGCATGTTCAACATGTTCTCGGGTGGCGCGCTGTCGCGCTTCACGATCTTTGCGCTGGGGATCATGCCGTACATTTCGGCGTCGATCATCATGCAGCTGATGGCGATCGTGTCGCCGCAGCTCGAGGCGCTGAAGAAGGAAGGGCAGGCCGGACAGCGGAAGATCACGCAGTACACGCGGTACTTCACCGTGGTGCTCGCGACGTTCCAGGCTTTCGGCATCGCCGCCGCGCTGGAGAACCAGCCGGGGCTCGTGACCGATCCGGGCGCGGTGTTCCGTCTGACGACGGTCGTCACGCTGGTGACGGGCACGATGTTCCTGATGTGGCTCGGCGAGCAGATCACCGAGCGCGGTCTCGGCAACGGTATCTCGATCATCATCTTCGGCGGGATCGCAGCAGGGTTCCCGAATGCCGTCGGTGGGCTGTTCGAGCTGGTGCGCACGGGTTCGATGAGCATCATTTCGGCGATCATCATCGTCGTTCTGATTGCCGCGGTGACTTACCTGGTCGTGTTCATCGAACGCGGTCAGCGCAAGATCCTCGTGAACTACGCGAAGCGCCAGGTCGGCAACAAGATCTACGGCGGGCAGTCGTCGCACCTGCCGCTGAAGCTGAACATGTCGGGCGTGATCCCGCCGATCTTCGCGTCGTCGATCATCCTGTTCCCGGCGACGATCCTGAGCTGGTTCAGCTCGGGCGAGCGCAAGGGCTGGCTGTCCGATACGCTGCACAACGTCGCGGAAGCGCTGAAGCCGGGCCAGCCGGTGTACGTGCTGTTGTATACGCTGGCAATCGTGTTTTTCTGCTTTTTCTACACCGCGCTGGTGTTCAACAGCAGGGAAACCGCGGACAACCTGAAGAAGAGCGGCGCGTTCGTGCCGGGCATCCGTCCGGGTGACCAGACCGCGCGGTACATCGACCGGATCCTCACGCGTCTCACGCTGGCCGGTGCGGTCTACATCGTCTTCGTGTGTCTGCTGCCGGAATTCCTGGTACTGCGCTGGAACGTGCCGTTTTATTTTGGTGGAACGTCGCTGCTGATCATTGTCGTCGTCACGATGGACTTCATGGCGCAGGTGCAGTCGTACGTTATGTCGCAACAGTATGAGTCGCTGCTCAAGAAGGCCAACTTCAAGGGCGGCAACATCCCAATGCGTTAA
- the rpsN gene encoding 30S ribosomal protein S14, with product MAKLALIEREKKRARLAQKYAPKRAELKAIIDDASKSEEERYAARLELQQLPRNANPTRKRNRCAITGRPRGTFRKFGLARNKIREIAFRGEIPGLTKASW from the coding sequence GTGGCTAAACTGGCACTGATCGAACGTGAAAAGAAGCGCGCTCGCCTTGCGCAAAAGTACGCTCCGAAGCGTGCTGAACTGAAGGCGATCATCGACGACGCGAGCAAGTCCGAAGAAGAGCGTTACGCCGCTCGTCTGGAACTGCAGCAACTGCCCCGCAACGCAAACCCGACCCGCAAGCGTAACCGCTGCGCGATCACGGGCCGTCCGCGTGGCACGTTCCGCAAGTTCGGCCTCGCGCGCAACAAGATTCGTGAAATCGCATTCCGTGGCGAGATTCCTGGCCTGACCAAGGCGAGCTGGTAA
- the rpsH gene encoding 30S ribosomal protein S8: MSMSDPIADMLTRIRNAQMVEKVSVSMPSSKVKVAIAQVLKDEGYIDDFAVKADGAKAELNIALKYYAGRPVIERLERVSKPGLRVYRGRNEIPQVMNGLGVAIVSTPKGVMTDRKARATGVGGEVICYVA; encoded by the coding sequence ATGAGCATGAGTGATCCTATCGCCGATATGCTGACTCGCATCCGCAACGCGCAGATGGTCGAGAAGGTTTCGGTGTCGATGCCCTCGTCGAAGGTCAAGGTTGCGATCGCGCAGGTCCTGAAGGACGAAGGCTATATCGACGATTTCGCCGTGAAGGCGGACGGCGCGAAGGCCGAACTGAACATCGCGCTGAAGTACTACGCAGGCCGTCCGGTCATCGAGCGCCTTGAGCGCGTGTCGAAGCCGGGTCTGCGCGTGTATCGCGGCCGTAACGAGATTCCGCAGGTCATGAACGGCCTCGGTGTGGCAATCGTGTCGACGCCGAAGGGCGTGATGACCGACCGCAAGGCGCGCGCTACGGGCGTCGGCGGCGAAGTCATCTGCTACGTCGCTTAA
- the rpmJ gene encoding 50S ribosomal protein L36, with the protein MKVMASVKRICRNCKIIKRKGVVRVICSSDPRHKQRQG; encoded by the coding sequence ATGAAAGTGATGGCATCGGTTAAGCGCATTTGCCGCAATTGCAAGATCATCAAGCGCAAAGGCGTGGTTCGCGTGATCTGCAGCTCGGATCCGCGTCACAAGCAACGTCAAGGCTGA
- the rplN gene encoding 50S ribosomal protein L14, whose product MIQTESRLEVADNTGAREVMCIKVLGGSKRRYASIGDIIKVSVKEATPRGRVKKGEIYNAVVVRTAKGVRRQDGSLIKFDGNAAVLLNNKLEPIGTRIFGPVTRELRSERFMKIVSLAPEVL is encoded by the coding sequence ATGATCCAGACCGAATCTCGGCTTGAAGTGGCCGACAACACGGGTGCGCGTGAAGTCATGTGCATCAAGGTGCTCGGCGGCTCGAAGCGTCGTTATGCCAGCATTGGCGACATCATCAAGGTGAGCGTCAAAGAGGCAACGCCGCGCGGGCGCGTGAAGAAAGGCGAAATCTACAACGCCGTGGTGGTCCGCACCGCCAAGGGCGTTCGTCGTCAAGACGGCTCGCTGATCAAGTTCGACGGCAACGCCGCTGTGCTTTTGAATAACAAGCTCGAGCCGATCGGCACCCGTATCTTCGGGCCGGTCACGCGTGAGCTGCGTAGCGAACGATTCATGAAGATCGTTTCGCTGGCGCCGGAAGTGCTGTAA
- the rpsE gene encoding 30S ribosomal protein S5, protein MAKMQAKVQADERDDGLREKMISVNRVTKVVKGGRILGFAALTVVGDGDGRIGMGKGKAKEVPVAVQKAMEQARRNMFKVPLKNGTLQHEVHGKHGASAVLLAPAKGGTGVIAGGPMRAVFDVMGVQNVVAKSHGSTNPYNLVRATLDGLRKQSTPADIAAKRGKSVEDILG, encoded by the coding sequence ATGGCAAAGATGCAAGCGAAAGTTCAGGCTGACGAGCGCGACGACGGCCTTCGCGAAAAAATGATTTCGGTCAATCGCGTGACCAAGGTCGTGAAGGGTGGCCGGATTCTCGGCTTCGCCGCGCTGACCGTGGTCGGCGACGGTGACGGCCGCATCGGTATGGGCAAGGGCAAGGCGAAGGAAGTGCCGGTCGCTGTCCAGAAGGCAATGGAACAGGCTCGCCGCAACATGTTCAAGGTGCCGCTCAAGAACGGCACGCTGCAACACGAAGTGCACGGTAAGCACGGCGCGTCGGCAGTCCTCCTCGCCCCGGCGAAGGGTGGCACGGGCGTGATCGCCGGCGGCCCGATGCGCGCGGTGTTCGACGTGATGGGCGTGCAGAACGTCGTTGCGAAGAGCCACGGTTCGACGAATCCGTACAACCTCGTTCGTGCGACGCTGGACGGTCTGCGCAAGCAGTCGACTCCGGCCGACATCGCGGCGAAGCGCGGCAAGTCCGTCGAAGATATTTTGGGCTAA
- the infA gene encoding translation initiation factor IF-1, with protein sequence MAKDDVIQMQGEVIENLPNATFRVKLENGHVVLGHISGKMRMHYIRILPGDKVTVELTPYDLSRARIVFRAK encoded by the coding sequence ATGGCCAAGGACGATGTAATCCAGATGCAGGGTGAGGTGATCGAAAACCTTCCGAATGCGACCTTCCGGGTGAAGCTGGAAAACGGCCATGTCGTATTGGGGCATATCTCCGGAAAGATGCGGATGCACTACATCCGTATCCTTCCCGGCGACAAGGTGACGGTTGAGTTGACGCCTTACGATCTGTCTCGTGCACGGATCGTGTTCCGGGCGAAGTGA
- the rpsK gene encoding 30S ribosomal protein S11 — MAKASNSAAQRVRKKVKKNVAEGVVHVHASFNNTIITITDRQGNALAWATSGGQGFKGSRKSTPFAAQVAAESAGRVAMEYGVKNLEVRIKGPGPGRESAVRALHGLGIKITAISDVTPIPHNGCRPPKRRRI, encoded by the coding sequence ATGGCTAAGGCTTCGAACTCCGCGGCGCAACGCGTTCGCAAAAAGGTCAAGAAGAACGTCGCTGAAGGCGTGGTTCACGTTCACGCGTCGTTCAACAACACGATCATCACGATCACCGATCGCCAGGGCAATGCGCTGGCGTGGGCGACGTCGGGCGGCCAGGGCTTCAAGGGCTCGCGCAAGTCGACGCCGTTCGCTGCACAGGTGGCTGCCGAGTCGGCCGGCCGGGTGGCGATGGAATATGGCGTGAAGAATCTGGAAGTGCGGATCAAGGGCCCCGGCCCGGGCCGCGAGTCGGCAGTGCGCGCACTGCACGGCCTCGGCATCAAGATCACCGCAATTTCGGATGTGACGCCGATTCCGCACAACGGCTGCCGTCCGCCGAAGCGTCGCCGCATCTAA
- the rpmC gene encoding 50S ribosomal protein L29, giving the protein MKASELLQKDQAALNKELSDLLKAQFGLRMQLATQQLTNTSQLKKVRRDIARVRTVLTQKANQK; this is encoded by the coding sequence ATGAAGGCTTCCGAACTTCTCCAGAAAGATCAGGCCGCGCTCAACAAGGAGCTGTCGGACCTGTTGAAGGCGCAATTCGGCCTGCGCATGCAACTCGCGACCCAGCAGCTCACGAACACGAGCCAGCTGAAGAAGGTTCGTCGCGACATCGCACGTGTGCGGACCGTCCTGACTCAGAAGGCGAACCAGAAATGA